The following proteins are encoded in a genomic region of Synechococcus sp. CBW1002:
- a CDS encoding undecaprenyl-diphosphate phosphatase → MPFGVAVDPAGAGALDLWTACWHALVLGVVQGLTEFLPISSTAHLKVVPVLLGWGDPGVAVTAVIQLGSIAAVLAYFRDDLRTVVLGMVEASRRRDWSDPSARLGVAILVGTVPIVVAGLSIKRFWPGYETSVLRSLPSIAIVSIVMALLLALAELLGRRRRTIDDTFPRDGLVVGLAQALALIPGVSRSGSTLTAALFDGWQRPAAARFSFLLGIPAITLAGLAEIKGALSAPAGGGLVPMLLGILSAALVSWLAIAWLLRFLQRHSTWIFVGYRLLFGLFLLQWVSRSGF, encoded by the coding sequence ATGCCCTTCGGCGTCGCTGTCGACCCCGCCGGGGCCGGCGCCCTCGACCTCTGGACCGCCTGCTGGCATGCGCTGGTGCTCGGGGTGGTGCAGGGACTCACGGAATTTCTGCCGATCAGCAGCACCGCCCATCTCAAGGTGGTTCCTGTCCTGCTGGGCTGGGGAGATCCCGGTGTCGCCGTCACGGCGGTGATTCAGCTCGGCAGCATCGCGGCGGTGCTCGCCTACTTCCGCGATGACCTCCGGACCGTGGTCCTTGGAATGGTCGAGGCCAGCCGCCGCCGCGATTGGAGCGATCCTTCCGCTCGACTGGGGGTGGCGATTCTGGTCGGCACCGTGCCGATCGTTGTGGCGGGTCTCTCGATCAAGCGCTTCTGGCCGGGCTACGAGACATCCGTGCTGCGCAGCCTTCCCTCGATCGCCATCGTTTCGATCGTGATGGCCCTGCTGCTCGCCCTGGCCGAGCTGCTCGGCCGCCGCCGCCGCACCATCGACGACACCTTCCCCCGCGATGGTCTCGTGGTGGGACTTGCCCAGGCCCTGGCGTTGATTCCCGGTGTCTCCCGCTCCGGCAGCACTCTCACTGCCGCCCTGTTCGATGGCTGGCAGAGGCCTGCCGCCGCGCGCTTTTCCTTCCTGCTCGGCATCCCGGCCATCACCCTGGCGGGCCTGGCCGAGATCAAGGGCGCCCTGTCGGCGCCGGCCGGTGGCGGTCTGGTGCCGATGCTGCTGGGCATTCTCTCGGCGGCCCTGGTCTCCTGGTTGGCGATCGCCTGGTTGCTGCGTTTCCTGCAGCGCCACAGCACCTGGATTTTCGTGGGGTATCGGCTGCTGTTCGGTCTGTTTCTGCTGCAGTGGGTGTCTCGCTCCGGTTTCTGA
- a CDS encoding MFS transporter produces the protein MLETLHRHQRTTFLIASGVSTAGSFAGITAKGWILMHGTGNPMVLALHFAVLALPSLLVSGPAGVLTDRLGCETVLIRAQWGLFLAGTLGALAIPLQTGTMQVVLLMLSTMLAGIASSFELTARNKYCALVVDHPGQLARYITSFSVVFNVGKLVGPPVGGWLVAATGPLAALTIDAATYLLPIATVVWLLRPNRAMEQRSRPGQKASLISAWKDCGRPLRHVLGFTALACLAGFFHPGLAPLMAAEILGPSPQALGLFTSVLAAGSICGGVVLQRNSSWLSQRPALLMGACVLATGAAQVGMGVSTSTGFALAMAWVIGAGTASLLAGVNLISQVGSPMVLRGRMAGLGQIAFLGGGGLSGLIAAGLSMTIGLAATFAWLGGIGVLLGLWELTQRAGLRIPPPVD, from the coding sequence CTGCTGGAGACGCTGCACCGCCATCAGCGCACCACCTTCCTGATCGCCTCGGGCGTGAGCACCGCCGGATCCTTTGCCGGGATCACCGCCAAGGGCTGGATCCTGATGCACGGCACCGGCAACCCCATGGTGCTGGCCCTGCATTTCGCCGTGCTGGCCCTGCCCAGCCTGCTGGTGAGCGGGCCGGCCGGGGTGCTCACCGATCGGCTCGGCTGCGAAACGGTGCTGATCCGCGCCCAGTGGGGACTGTTTCTGGCCGGCACCCTCGGCGCCCTGGCGATTCCGCTGCAGACCGGCACGATGCAGGTGGTGCTGCTGATGCTCAGCACCATGCTGGCCGGAATCGCCAGTTCCTTCGAACTCACGGCCCGCAACAAGTACTGCGCCCTCGTGGTCGACCATCCCGGCCAGCTGGCCCGCTACATCACCAGTTTCTCGGTGGTGTTCAACGTGGGCAAGCTGGTGGGCCCGCCCGTGGGGGGCTGGCTGGTGGCGGCCACCGGCCCCCTGGCGGCCCTGACCATCGATGCCGCCACCTACCTGCTGCCGATTGCGACCGTTGTCTGGCTGCTGCGGCCCAACCGGGCGATGGAACAGCGCAGCCGACCGGGTCAGAAAGCCAGCCTGATCAGCGCGTGGAAGGACTGCGGCCGTCCCCTGCGGCACGTGCTCGGCTTCACCGCCCTGGCCTGCCTGGCGGGCTTCTTCCACCCTGGCCTGGCCCCCTTGATGGCAGCGGAGATCCTCGGCCCATCACCCCAGGCCCTGGGCCTGTTCACCAGCGTGCTGGCGGCCGGCAGCATCTGCGGAGGGGTGGTGCTGCAGCGGAACAGCAGCTGGCTCAGCCAACGCCCCGCCCTGCTGATGGGGGCGTGTGTGCTGGCCACCGGAGCGGCCCAGGTGGGCATGGGCGTCAGCACATCCACCGGCTTTGCACTGGCCATGGCGTGGGTGATCGGCGCCGGGACCGCATCGCTGCTGGCCGGGGTGAATCTGATCAGCCAGGTGGGCAGCCCGATGGTGCTGCGCGGCCGGATGGCCGGCCTGGGTCAGATCGCCTTCCTCGGTGGCGGCGGCCTCAGCGGGCTGATCGCCGCCGGATTGTCGATGACCATCGGGCTGGCCGCCACCTTTGCCTGGCTGGGTGGCATCGGCGTGCTGCTGGGGCTCTGGGAACTGACCCAGCGCGCCGGCCTGCGCATTCCACCACCCGTCGATTGA
- a CDS encoding B12-binding domain-containing radical SAM protein, producing the protein MRTLFIYPEFPKTFWSYEKILELVNRKVLLPPLGMVTVAALLPQTWEMKLVDRNVREVSEAEWAWAELVIISGMIVQKADMAAQIAKAKARGLPVAVGGPFASSTPDAPELQLADYKVLDEGEITLPLFIEAIERGESRGRFSSEGEKPDVTGTPIPRFDLLELDAYDSMSVQFSRGCPFQCEFCDIIVLYGRKPRTKTPQQLIAELQYLYDLGWRRSIFLVDDNFIGNKRNAKLLLPALKQWQIEHGYPFSFATEASVDLASDDEMMLMMAESRFDSVFLGIETPDEASLSIAGKHQNTRSSLEESVDRITSYGIRVMAGFIIGFDGEKKGAGDRIVTFVSRTGIPAAMMGMLQALPNTGLWHRLEKENRLIQEKADAKGVNQTNLLNFVPTRPIRDIANEYVDAFCRLYEPNAYIDRVTHYYTKVGKPRWQQYVKAAAFGKASLPTWTDVRALLIVIWRQGFQRDTRFRFWRSIVKIARCNPDNLEQFLVTLAHNEHFQEYREVVTREIQDQLSALPPEPPRSQVADRQLQPA; encoded by the coding sequence ATGCGCACCCTGTTCATCTACCCGGAATTTCCCAAAACCTTCTGGAGCTACGAGAAGATTCTCGAGCTGGTGAATCGCAAGGTGCTGCTGCCCCCCCTGGGCATGGTCACCGTGGCAGCCCTGCTCCCCCAGACGTGGGAGATGAAGCTGGTCGACCGCAATGTGCGCGAGGTGAGCGAGGCTGAATGGGCCTGGGCTGAACTGGTGATCATCTCCGGGATGATCGTCCAGAAGGCGGACATGGCCGCCCAGATCGCCAAGGCCAAGGCCCGGGGACTGCCCGTGGCGGTTGGCGGGCCCTTTGCGAGCTCCACTCCGGATGCACCCGAGCTGCAGCTGGCCGACTACAAGGTGCTGGATGAAGGTGAGATCACCCTGCCTCTGTTCATCGAAGCGATCGAGCGGGGTGAATCCAGAGGTCGCTTCAGCTCCGAGGGGGAAAAGCCGGATGTGACGGGCACGCCGATTCCCCGCTTCGACCTGCTCGAGCTCGATGCCTACGACTCGATGAGCGTTCAGTTCTCGCGGGGCTGTCCGTTCCAGTGCGAGTTCTGCGACATCATCGTGCTTTACGGCCGCAAGCCGCGCACCAAAACACCGCAGCAGCTGATCGCCGAGCTCCAATATCTCTACGACCTGGGTTGGCGCCGCTCCATCTTCCTGGTGGACGACAACTTCATCGGCAACAAGCGCAACGCCAAGCTGCTCTTGCCTGCTCTGAAGCAGTGGCAGATCGAGCATGGCTATCCCTTCAGCTTTGCCACTGAAGCGTCGGTCGACCTGGCCTCAGACGACGAAATGATGCTGATGATGGCCGAATCCCGCTTCGATTCGGTGTTCCTCGGCATCGAAACCCCCGATGAGGCCAGCCTCTCGATCGCCGGCAAGCACCAGAACACCCGCAGTTCCCTGGAGGAATCCGTCGACCGGATCACGTCCTACGGCATCCGGGTGATGGCAGGGTTCATCATCGGCTTCGACGGTGAGAAGAAGGGCGCAGGCGATCGGATCGTGACGTTCGTGAGCCGCACCGGCATCCCCGCCGCGATGATGGGCATGTTGCAGGCCCTGCCCAATACCGGGCTCTGGCATCGCCTTGAGAAGGAAAATCGGCTGATCCAGGAAAAGGCCGACGCCAAGGGCGTGAACCAGACCAATCTGCTCAACTTCGTGCCCACCCGGCCGATCCGCGACATCGCCAACGAATATGTGGATGCGTTCTGCCGTCTCTACGAGCCGAACGCCTACATCGATCGGGTGACGCATTACTACACCAAGGTGGGCAAACCACGCTGGCAGCAATATGTGAAGGCCGCAGCCTTCGGCAAGGCCTCCCTCCCCACCTGGACCGATGTGCGTGCCCTGCTGATCGTGATCTGGCGTCAGGGCTTTCAGCGGGACACCCGCTTCCGTTTCTGGCGCTCCATTGTCAAGATCGCCCGCTGCAACCCGGACAACCTCGAACAGTTCCTCGTCACCCTGGCCCACAACGAGCACTTCCAGGAATATCGCGAGGTGGTGACTCGGGAAATTCAGGACCAGCTCTCGGCCCTTCCCCCCGAACCGCCGCGCAGCCAGGTGGCCGATCGTCAGCTGCAGCCTGCTTGA
- a CDS encoding DUF4346 domain-containing protein, with translation MVLFSPASAADQRRSLDEQLSQRQIALDPAGYFLIKLDAEAGELVAEHYGNGINDQGLATDPESGEVLSCRGAGPHAPLAVFRGRTAKELGVALTEGPGPHPLSRLDHALYLGRELQKAEACLLQGIPYIQD, from the coding sequence ATGGTTCTGTTTTCCCCCGCCAGCGCCGCCGATCAGCGCCGCAGCCTGGATGAGCAGCTCTCGCAGCGCCAGATCGCACTGGATCCGGCCGGTTATTTCCTGATCAAGCTGGATGCCGAGGCCGGTGAATTGGTGGCCGAGCACTACGGCAACGGCATCAATGACCAGGGGCTGGCCACCGATCCGGAAAGCGGGGAGGTGTTGAGTTGCCGCGGCGCCGGTCCCCATGCCCCCCTGGCGGTGTTCCGGGGCCGCACGGCCAAGGAGCTGGGTGTGGCTCTCACCGAGGGGCCTGGGCCCCATCCGCTCAGCCGTCTGGATCATGCCCTGTATCTCGGGCGTGAACTGCAGAAAGCGGAAGCCTGCCTGCTACAGGGAATCCCCTACATCCAGGACTGA
- the nadB gene encoding L-aspartate oxidase — MACLELPPELRVLLLSKDSEPRSASRWAQGGIAAVTRPDDSFASHIADTLKAGAGLCDPAAVELLVRQAPACVERLLSLDMAFDRHGAELSTTLEAAHSHRRVLHAQDRTGGALVEALERRALQRPGLCCLKGAVALQLWVSAGRCRGLQVLHQQELGWIRSGAVVLACGGGGHLFAHTTNPSQSSGDGVAMAWRAGAELRDLEFVQFHPTALMLPDAPHFLISEAVRGEGGRLLDGAGASPVAGLSGGDLAPRDQVSRALARRMRELRTDHLWLDLRPVGGERLERQFPTILRRCRELGLEPTRNPIPVAPAAHYWMGGVATDLEAATSLPGLYAVGEVACTGVHGANRLASNSLMECLVFARQLRQLQPADSDGATAPITAHGRRFSLEALAPGLTLPDPDVLRARIQALRRLCWQEAGVERSGSGLRRALAWVQERAGLWPSGSLDGRLAHLEPGDRLGLEPSAAAALQRGQNLQQRLVLAERLIEAALFRQESRGGHFRTDVPAPQPFWQRHSVQRLGHPVQTAPVGQLVNPVNVDSGAAQDR; from the coding sequence ATGGCCTGCCTGGAATTGCCGCCTGAGCTGAGGGTGCTGCTGCTCAGTAAAGACAGCGAGCCCCGCTCCGCCAGCCGCTGGGCCCAGGGTGGAATCGCCGCCGTGACCCGGCCGGATGACAGCTTCGCCAGTCACATCGCCGACACCCTGAAGGCCGGTGCCGGCCTCTGTGATCCCGCGGCGGTGGAGCTGCTGGTGCGCCAGGCCCCAGCCTGCGTCGAACGCCTGCTCAGCCTGGACATGGCCTTCGACCGCCATGGCGCCGAGCTCAGCACCACCCTGGAGGCCGCCCACAGCCATCGGCGCGTGCTGCATGCCCAGGACCGCACCGGTGGCGCCCTGGTGGAAGCCCTGGAGCGGAGGGCCCTGCAGCGACCGGGGCTCTGCTGCCTCAAAGGAGCCGTGGCGCTGCAGCTATGGGTTTCCGCCGGCCGATGCCGGGGGCTGCAGGTCCTGCACCAGCAGGAGCTGGGCTGGATCCGCAGCGGGGCTGTGGTGCTGGCCTGTGGCGGCGGTGGCCACCTGTTTGCCCACACCACCAACCCGTCGCAGTCGAGTGGCGATGGCGTCGCCATGGCCTGGCGGGCCGGGGCGGAACTGCGGGACCTGGAGTTCGTGCAGTTCCACCCCACCGCCCTGATGCTGCCGGATGCTCCCCACTTCCTGATCTCGGAGGCCGTCCGTGGCGAAGGGGGCCGGCTGCTCGATGGCGCTGGGGCCAGTCCGGTGGCCGGGCTCAGTGGCGGCGATCTGGCCCCGCGCGACCAGGTGAGCCGCGCTCTGGCCAGGCGGATGCGGGAGCTGCGCACCGACCATCTCTGGCTGGATCTACGCCCAGTGGGCGGCGAACGGTTGGAACGACAGTTCCCCACGATTCTGCGGCGCTGCCGCGAACTGGGCCTGGAGCCGACCCGGAACCCGATCCCCGTGGCGCCGGCCGCCCACTACTGGATGGGAGGCGTGGCCACCGACCTGGAGGCCGCCACCAGCCTGCCCGGGCTCTATGCGGTGGGAGAGGTGGCCTGCACCGGCGTCCACGGCGCCAACCGCCTGGCCAGCAATTCCCTGATGGAATGCCTGGTGTTTGCCCGGCAGCTGAGGCAACTCCAGCCCGCGGATTCAGACGGGGCCACGGCCCCGATCACCGCCCATGGGCGCCGGTTCAGCCTGGAAGCCTTGGCACCAGGGTTGACGCTGCCCGATCCGGATGTGTTGCGAGCGCGCATCCAGGCACTGCGGAGGCTCTGCTGGCAGGAGGCCGGGGTGGAGCGCAGCGGCAGCGGTCTCCGACGCGCCCTGGCCTGGGTGCAGGAACGGGCCGGGCTCTGGCCCTCCGGCTCCCTGGATGGGCGCTTGGCCCATCTGGAGCCAGGCGATCGGCTCGGCCTCGAACCGAGTGCCGCTGCCGCCCTGCAGCGTGGCCAGAACCTGCAGCAGCGGCTGGTGCTGGCCGAACGCCTGATCGAGGCGGCCCTGTTTCGCCAGGAAAGCCGTGGCGGCCACTTCCGCACCGATGTTCCTGCGCCCCAGCCCTTCTGGCAACGCCACAGCGTCCAGAGGTTGGGGCATCCGGTGCAGACAGCTCCGGTGGGGCAGCTGGTGAATCCCGTCAACGTGGACAGCGGAGCTGCACAGGACCGGTGA
- a CDS encoding vitamin K epoxide reductase family protein translates to MTSSLLSSRLSSRRPSEPSRRWVWVVMAVLATVGVIDTGSITLKRWGLLGPLVCPGGAEGCDKVLNSAWGTVLGQPLSLLGFLAYSSVLVLAVLALVLRGDLRSRLLPVGRWGLFLIATGMAVFSLLLLGLMVFKIQAFCFFCLLSASLSLALCVFSLLQGGWEDRGQLLFRGVLVALVVALVGLGWAASVDRPAAVDTRGTPPAVIAASTPESIALAEHLTATGAVMYSAYWCPHCHEQKELFGKEATTKLKVIECAADGKNSQKELCDSKNLEGFPSWEIKGKLDSGVKSLEQLKLISGFSS, encoded by the coding sequence GTGACGTCGAGTCTTCTCAGCAGTCGCCTCAGCAGCCGGCGGCCCAGCGAGCCCAGCCGGCGCTGGGTGTGGGTGGTGATGGCCGTGCTGGCCACCGTTGGCGTGATCGATACCGGCTCCATCACCCTGAAGCGGTGGGGGCTGCTCGGACCTTTGGTTTGCCCGGGGGGCGCCGAGGGTTGCGACAAGGTGCTCAACAGCGCCTGGGGCACCGTGCTGGGTCAGCCCCTGTCATTGCTGGGCTTCCTCGCCTATTCCAGCGTGCTGGTGCTGGCGGTGCTGGCGTTGGTGCTGCGCGGCGATCTGCGGAGCCGGTTATTGCCGGTCGGTCGCTGGGGACTGTTCCTGATCGCCACGGGCATGGCGGTGTTCAGCCTGCTGTTGCTGGGGCTGATGGTGTTCAAGATCCAGGCTTTCTGCTTTTTCTGTCTGCTGTCGGCCAGCCTCAGCCTGGCTCTGTGCGTCTTCAGCCTGCTGCAGGGGGGCTGGGAAGACCGGGGCCAGCTGCTCTTCCGTGGGGTGCTGGTGGCCCTGGTCGTGGCCCTGGTGGGCCTGGGCTGGGCGGCGTCTGTGGATCGGCCCGCCGCCGTCGACACCCGTGGCACTCCGCCAGCCGTCATCGCCGCCAGCACGCCGGAGTCCATTGCCCTGGCTGAACATCTCACCGCCACGGGCGCCGTGATGTACTCCGCCTACTGGTGCCCCCATTGCCATGAGCAGAAGGAGCTGTTCGGCAAGGAGGCCACCACCAAGCTGAAGGTGATCGAATGCGCCGCCGATGGCAAGAACAGTCAGAAGGAGCTGTGCGACAGCAAGAATCTGGAAGGTTTCCCCAGCTGGGAGATCAAGGGCAAGCTCGATTCCGGTGTCAAGTCGCTGGAGCAGCTCAAACTGATCAGCGGTTTCTCGAGCTGA
- a CDS encoding cytochrome B6 → MGAAIYLGLVGGGLAAAFIAAVVLRGIRLI, encoded by the coding sequence ATGGGTGCGGCAATCTATCTGGGTCTGGTCGGTGGTGGCCTTGCTGCCGCGTTCATCGCCGCCGTGGTGCTGCGCGGCATCCGGCTGATCTGA
- the rimO gene encoding 30S ribosomal protein S12 methylthiotransferase RimO, translated as MSPPSQSSRKTVAFAHLGCEKNRVDTEHMLGLLAQAGYGVSADESEASVVVVNTCSFIQDAREESVRTLVELAEQGKELIIAGCLAQHFQEELLESLPEAKAIVGTGDYQHIVSVLERVEAGERVNQVSAVPTFVGDEHLPRYRTTSEAVAYLKVAEGCDYRCAFCIIPKLRGDQRSRPIESIVAEARQLAAQGVQELVLISQITTNYGLDLYGKPQLAELLRALGEVEIPWIRVHYAYPTGLTPEVLAAYREVPNVLPYLDLPLQHSHPEVLRAMNRPWQADVTAGLLQRIREQLPEAVLRTTFIVGFPGETEEQFQHLLDFVAAQRFDHVGVFTFSPEEGTAAASLPNPVPPELAQERKDRLMALQQPISAERNAAWVGRIVDVLIEQENPSTGEMLGRCARYAPEVDGEVRVRPGVGGLCAAPGTMVPVRITAADIYDLEGEVVGARAMVGDALAAHRSGA; from the coding sequence ATGTCCCCGCCAAGCCAGTCCAGCCGGAAGACCGTGGCCTTCGCCCACCTGGGCTGCGAGAAGAACCGGGTGGATACCGAGCACATGCTCGGCCTGCTGGCCCAGGCCGGCTACGGCGTGAGTGCCGATGAAAGCGAGGCCAGCGTGGTGGTGGTCAACACCTGCAGTTTCATCCAGGACGCCCGCGAGGAATCGGTGCGCACCCTGGTGGAACTGGCGGAACAGGGCAAGGAACTGATCATCGCCGGCTGCCTGGCCCAGCACTTCCAGGAGGAACTGCTCGAGAGCCTGCCGGAGGCCAAAGCGATTGTGGGCACCGGCGACTATCAGCACATCGTCAGCGTGCTGGAGCGGGTGGAAGCCGGCGAGCGGGTGAACCAGGTGAGCGCCGTCCCCACCTTCGTGGGTGATGAACATCTGCCCCGCTACCGCACCACCTCCGAGGCGGTGGCCTACCTCAAGGTGGCGGAGGGCTGCGACTACCGCTGCGCCTTCTGCATCATCCCGAAGCTGCGCGGCGACCAGCGGTCGCGGCCGATCGAATCGATCGTGGCCGAGGCCCGGCAGCTGGCCGCTCAGGGGGTGCAGGAGCTGGTGCTGATCAGCCAGATCACCACCAATTACGGCCTGGATCTCTACGGCAAACCCCAGCTGGCCGAGCTGCTGCGGGCCCTGGGCGAGGTGGAGATCCCCTGGATCCGGGTGCACTACGCCTATCCCACCGGCCTCACCCCCGAGGTGCTGGCGGCCTACCGGGAGGTTCCCAACGTGCTGCCCTACCTGGATCTGCCACTGCAGCACAGCCACCCGGAGGTGCTGCGGGCGATGAATCGCCCCTGGCAGGCCGATGTGACCGCGGGCCTGCTGCAACGGATCCGCGAGCAGCTGCCCGAAGCCGTTCTGCGCACCACCTTCATCGTGGGCTTCCCCGGTGAAACCGAGGAACAGTTCCAGCACCTGCTCGACTTTGTGGCCGCGCAACGCTTTGACCACGTGGGCGTGTTCACCTTCTCCCCTGAGGAGGGCACCGCCGCCGCGTCCCTGCCCAACCCGGTGCCTCCCGAGCTTGCCCAGGAGCGCAAGGACCGGCTGATGGCCCTGCAGCAACCGATCTCTGCCGAGCGCAATGCCGCCTGGGTGGGCCGGATCGTGGACGTGCTGATCGAGCAGGAGAATCCATCCACCGGTGAGATGCTTGGCCGCTGCGCCCGCTACGCCCCCGAGGTGGACGGCGAGGTGCGGGTGAGGCCAGGCGTGGGGGGTCTGTGCGCCGCTCCGGGAACCATGGTGCCGGTCCGGATCACCGCGGCAGACATCTACGACCTGGAGGGCGAAGTTGTAGGAGCCAGGGCCATGGTGGGCGACGCCCTCGCCGCCCACCGGAGCGGCGCTTGA
- a CDS encoding GNAT family N-acetyltransferase, with product MAELHARWHQSMAELPSEQWQALVGQHLPFYGWDWLHQLEASGSIVPRQGWQPCHLGLWRGDLLVAVAPLYLKGHSYGEFVFDQAFARLADDLGLRYYPKLVGMSPVSPVQGYRFWFSPDEDAATLTGLMLELIDAFCRRNHLLSCNFLYVDPAWQPLAEAAGCATWINQQSLWHNPGYRSFADYLASFNANQRRNIKRERKAVASAGLQVTPLVGAEIPPRMVGRMHDFYAQHCSRWGPWGSKYLTEAFFTAAAEQLRQHLVLFSAHRGDPSEPVAMSLCVRSEQELWGRYWGSDVDLDNLHFEVCYYAPIEWAIAQGIRSFDPGAGGSHKRRRGFLAEPRASLHRWSDPRFDSMLRQWLPRANALMREEIEAINAELPFSATPLPLDQRAA from the coding sequence ATGGCTGAGTTGCACGCCCGCTGGCACCAGTCGATGGCGGAGCTGCCTTCCGAACAGTGGCAGGCGCTGGTGGGCCAGCACCTGCCGTTCTATGGCTGGGACTGGCTGCATCAGCTCGAGGCCAGCGGCAGCATCGTGCCGCGCCAGGGCTGGCAGCCCTGTCACCTGGGTCTGTGGCGCGGCGACCTGCTGGTGGCGGTGGCACCGCTCTATCTCAAGGGTCACAGCTATGGCGAATTCGTCTTCGACCAGGCCTTCGCACGCCTCGCCGACGACCTGGGGCTGCGCTACTACCCCAAGCTCGTGGGCATGAGTCCGGTGAGCCCGGTGCAGGGCTACCGCTTCTGGTTCTCCCCCGACGAGGACGCCGCGACACTGACCGGGTTGATGCTGGAGCTGATCGACGCGTTCTGCCGCCGCAATCATCTGCTCAGCTGCAACTTTCTCTATGTCGATCCCGCCTGGCAGCCCCTGGCCGAGGCGGCCGGCTGCGCCACCTGGATCAATCAGCAGAGCCTCTGGCACAACCCCGGCTATCGCAGCTTTGCTGATTACCTGGCCAGCTTCAACGCCAACCAGCGCCGCAACATCAAGCGGGAACGCAAGGCTGTCGCCAGTGCGGGTCTTCAGGTCACGCCTCTGGTGGGGGCGGAGATTCCCCCCCGGATGGTGGGGCGGATGCACGACTTCTATGCCCAGCACTGCAGCCGCTGGGGGCCATGGGGCAGCAAGTACCTCACCGAGGCGTTCTTCACGGCGGCGGCTGAGCAGTTGCGGCAGCATCTGGTGCTGTTCAGTGCACACCGCGGTGATCCCTCGGAGCCGGTGGCGATGTCGCTGTGCGTGCGCTCCGAGCAGGAGCTCTGGGGTCGCTACTGGGGCAGTGATGTGGACCTCGACAATCTTCACTTTGAGGTCTGTTACTACGCGCCGATTGAATGGGCGATCGCCCAGGGCATCCGCAGCTTCGATCCCGGTGCGGGGGGCAGCCACAAGCGTCGTCGCGGTTTCCTGGCCGAGCCGCGGGCCAGCCTGCACCGCTGGAGTGATCCCCGCTTCGATTCGATGCTGCGCCAGTGGCTGCCCCGGGCCAATGCGTTGATGCGCGAGGAGATCGAAGCGATCAATGCGGAGTTGCCCTTCAGTGCGACTCCGCTGCCTCTCGACCAGCGGGCGGCTTAA
- a CDS encoding DUF3120 domain-containing protein — MASIQATSAPWLAALLVSLPVFLQAPWVRVAPASSALFTGVLLLVGLVLERQAQERSSQAGALLVGFSGSWLAGSLFWGWCRLHPLWHLPIEAFALPLALTGLAGRWRLACAFYLGSLLGTAATDAVMALTGVMAHWTIVLQASPEQAPLLLQDAARQVLQPLPLCTVLLAAVAIGLLCRQIWQRGTAWRVAASSLLTTLVVDGLFLLAALLAPHVSGLV, encoded by the coding sequence CTGGCTTCCATCCAGGCCACGTCTGCGCCCTGGCTGGCGGCCCTGCTGGTGAGTCTGCCAGTGTTTCTGCAGGCTCCCTGGGTGCGTGTCGCCCCGGCCAGCTCGGCCCTGTTCACCGGCGTCCTGCTCCTTGTGGGACTCGTACTGGAACGTCAGGCGCAGGAACGATCGAGCCAGGCCGGCGCCCTGCTGGTGGGGTTCAGCGGCAGCTGGCTGGCCGGCTCCCTGTTCTGGGGCTGGTGCCGCCTCCACCCGCTCTGGCATCTGCCGATTGAGGCCTTCGCCCTGCCGCTGGCCCTGACCGGCCTGGCCGGTCGCTGGCGGCTGGCCTGTGCCTTCTATCTCGGATCCCTGCTCGGCACCGCCGCCACCGATGCCGTGATGGCCCTGACGGGAGTCATGGCCCACTGGACGATCGTGCTGCAGGCCAGTCCGGAGCAGGCCCCGCTGCTGCTCCAGGACGCAGCACGCCAGGTGCTTCAGCCACTGCCCCTCTGCACTGTGCTGCTGGCGGCCGTTGCGATCGGGTTGCTTTGCCGTCAGATCTGGCAGCGGGGCACGGCCTGGCGAGTGGCCGCCTCCAGCCTGCTCACCACGCTGGTGGTTGATGGGCTGTTTCTGTTGGCGGCGCTGCTCGCCCCCCATGTCTCGGGTCTGGTCTGA
- the psbU gene encoding photosystem II complex extrinsic protein PsbU, with translation MKRLVAWLMGGVAMIGLMASLVLPPAAWADELRNVADDKIAESAGKVDLNNASVRRFQQYPGMYPTLAGKIVLGGPYESVDDVLQLDLTERQKELFDKYKDNFTVTPPSIALNEGFDRINDGVYR, from the coding sequence ATGAAACGGCTGGTTGCCTGGCTGATGGGCGGGGTTGCCATGATCGGGCTGATGGCTTCGCTGGTGCTGCCCCCTGCAGCCTGGGCCGATGAGCTGCGCAATGTGGCCGACGACAAGATCGCCGAGTCTGCAGGCAAAGTTGATCTCAACAATGCTTCAGTGCGCCGCTTCCAGCAGTATCCCGGCATGTATCCGACCCTGGCTGGCAAAATCGTGTTGGGAGGTCCCTACGAGAGCGTCGACGACGTTCTTCAGCTGGATCTGACCGAACGCCAGAAGGAACTGTTCGACAAGTACAAGGACAACTTCACCGTGACCCCGCCCTCGATCGCCTTGAATGAAGGCTTCGATCGCATCAATGACGGCGTCTACCGCTGA